The DNA window ACAAGGGTCTGGCCGTGCTGTGCCGAATGGTGCGCTTCGAGCGCTCGACGGTGCTGTCGAAAGTGGCGGCGGCGGCCGTCATCGGGCAGAAGTGGCCCGCCGACGCGGCCGCGGCCGAGCGCCGCGCCGAGACCATTCGCCGCGGCATCGGACAAAGCGGGCGTACGGCCGCGGCCTGGCTGAAATGGTACGTCGCAGGCCATCAAGACGCGGCCGCGGCCATCGACGAATGGCAGAAGTTGGTGGCGGCCGAAGAGCATCGCGCGACCGAGACGCCGCACCAGACGCGTCCGGAGATCGTCGCCGCCCTGTGGCGCGAGCAGGCCGTTTTGCTGCGCAAGCTGGGCCGCGAGCGCGAGTCCGACGACATCCTGCTGCGGCTGGTCGATCGTGAAGAGGGATCCATTTCCGGCGAATCGCTGGAAGAGTTGTTGCGATGGCTGGTGGAGCAGCGGGCGTTCAACGTAGTCGATCACCTGGCCGGGAAATTCACCGACCGCTTACAAGCGGAACCCACCTTGCTCTACGCACTCGCCGATGCGCGGAAGGCGGAAGGCAAAGAAGATCTGGTTCGCGAGACGGTGGCCAAGGCGCTGAAACTGGGAGGCAACGATCAAAACGCCTATGAACAGCACTACCGCGTGGGGATCGAGTTGATGCGCCGGCATCGTTGGCAATGGGCCGAAGGAGAGTTTCGCCGCGTGGCCGAATTGGCCGGCAAGGAAAGCAGCTATTCCATCGATGCGCGCGCGAGGGTAAGCGAAATCTTGCACGACCGAGGCGACGATCGCCAGGCCGCCGAAGTGCTGGAGTTGGCCGTCGGCGACATGGAGAAGAACGTGCAGGACGGGAACGAACAGAGCAACGCCGGCCGAACGCTGGAAACGACGCGTGCCCGCATGCACTACTTCTTCGCCTGCAGCCTGGTCAAGCCGGACGAGCGCAACGAGCGCATCCGCCGTCTGCTCGACGCCGTGAGCGAAGACCCCACCGACGCCGACGCCCTGATCGCCCTCTACCGCATCAAGGATCTCGATCCGCCCTTGGTGGAGCAGAACCGTGGGCGGATTCGCAGCGCCGCCGAGCAGTTCCGGCAGCAGATCCAGCAGCAGCCCGACGACCCGACGCCCTACAACCAGTTCGCTTGGCTCGTGGCCAACACCGAGGGAGACTACCAGGAGGCGCTTCGCTATTCCGAGAAGTCGCTGGAGTTGGTCCGGGCCAATCCCCGGCTTTCCGGCAGCGAGGCCAGCCTGCTCGATACCCTGGGCCGCTGTTATTACGCCGTGGGCGACTATGAAAACGCCGTCAAGGCCCAGTCGAAGGCAGTGGAGCTCGATCCGGAATCGGGCCTGATGAGCAAGCAGCTTGGGATTTTCCGCGAGGCAGTGAAGGAAGCGAAAAAGCCATGAAGCGAGTCTTTGCACGCGAGTTGGAATTTGGCGTCGTCGATCAGGGCCAGGGAAGCCCGCTTCTGTTCGTTCACGGCTTCCCGTTGAGCCACGCCATGTGGAACGCCCAGATTCCGGTGTTCGCGGCCGACCATCGCGTGATCGCGCCCGACCTGCGCGGATTCGGTGACAGCGTCGATACCGACGGCGTGGTGTCGATGGAAGACTTCGCCGACGATCTGGCGGCGATTCTCGACTTCTTGAATGTGCGCGAACCGGTGGTGCTGTGCGGGCTATCGATGGGCGGTTACATCGCATTGCAGTTCGTTCGCAAATACCGGCAGCGGCTGCGCGGGTTGGTGCTGTGCGACACGCGGGCGTCGGCCGACGTGCCCGAAGTCGTCGAAAACCGCATGAAGGTCGCCAGGCTCGTGATCGAAAGCGGCACGCAGCCGGTGGCCGAAGCCATGCTCCCCAAGGCATTTGGGCCGAAGACCTACGCCGAGCGGCCGGAAGTGGTCGAAGCCGTGCGGGCGATGATGATCGCCTCCGATCCGACCGGCGTGGCCGCGGCGTCGCGCGGCATGGCCACGCGGCCCGACATGACCGGCCTGCTCTCGACGATCGACGTTCCCACGTTGGTGATCGTAGGGGCCGACGACGTTCTGACCCCGGTCGACGAGATGCGGCGGATGGCCGAGGCGATTCCGGGGGCGGAATTTCGGATCATTCCCGAGGCGGGGCACGTGACGCCGTTGGAAAACCCATTAGGCTTCAACGCGGTGTTGGCGGAGTTTCTGGAAGGGATGAGAGATGAGAGATGAGAGATGAGGGATGATGATGGCCGAAGGCCCATCCCTGTTCCCTCATCCCTCATCCCTCATCCCGCATCCCGCATCCCGCATCCCTCATCCCGCATCCCTCATCCCGCATCCCTCATCCCTCATCCCGCATCCCTCATCCGTCACCGCATGCCTCCTTCTGTCGTAACCATTGGCAACGGCGCCGGCTTCTTGGGAGACAATCTCGATGCGCCCCGGCGACTGGTCGAAACGGCGAGGCTCGATTACCTCACGCTCGAGTATCTGGCCGAGCTGACGCTGTCGATTCTGGCCAGGTTGCGCGAAAAAGACCCCCACGCCGGCTATGCGGAAGATTTTTTGACCGTGTTGCAGTCGCTTGTGCCTCCAATGCGGGCCCAGCCTGGCTTGCGACTTGTGACCAACGCCGGCGGCATGAATCCCTTGGGCTGTGCGCGTCGGGCCGCGGCAATTCTGAGCGAAGCAGGACTCGCCGATGTGTCTCTGGCGGTGGTGACGGGCGACGATCTTCTGCCGCGGCTGGCCGAGCTGGAACGTGCCGGCTGCGAGCTGACCAATCTCGATACGGGCCAGCCTCTGTCTTCGCTCCACGAGGAGGTCGTCAGCGCGAATGCTTATCTCGGCGCGGGCGAGATCGCGGCCGCGTTGGCTGACGGGGCGCAAATGGTCATCACAGGCCGAGTCGCCGACGCCTCGCTGACCGTCGGCCCGGCGATGCACCACTTCGGCTGGCGATGGGACGACTGGCCTCGCTTGGCCGGCGCCAGCGTGGCCGGACACCTCATCGAGTGTGGCAGCCAGGCGACGGGCGGTTTTTATTCGCATTGGAACGAGATCGAGCTGGCCGACGTCGGCTATCCGATCGCCGAGATCGCCGAGGACGCTACGTGCGTCCTCACCAAGCCGGCTGGCTCCGGCGGGCGAGTGAATCGAGAAACGGTGACCGAGCAGCTTGTTTACGAAATTGGCGATCCGGCCCATTATCTGACGCCCGACGTCGATCTCGACTTCACGACGGTCGAAGTCGACGACTTGGGCGGCGACCGCGTCGCGGTGCGGGGAACCACGGGGCGGCCCGCGCCGGAGCAGTATAAAGTCTCGCTCACCTACCGCGGCGGCTACTTCGCCAGCGGACAGATGCTCTGTTACGGCCGCGACGCAGTGAAGAAAGCCCGCAGTTGCGCGGCGGTGGTTCTCGCCAGGTTGCGTGCCGCCGGCTACGATCTGGATGAATCGCACGTGGAATGTCTGGGGGCGGGCGAGGCCGTACCGGGCGTGCCGCCGCCGCCCGCCGATCTGCGCGAGGTGATGTTGCGGTTGACCGTTCGCGACCGCAGGCGCGAGGCGGTCGAGCGGTTTACGCGCGAGTTCGCTCCCTTGACCACCAGCGGCCCGGCCGGCCTGGCCGGTTATGCCAGCGGCCGGCCGCAAGTCCGCCCCGTTCTCGCCTACTGGCCCGCTCTCGTACCCAAGGAGCTTGTTTCGCCGCGGCACGAAACTCGTTCGGCCGCCGAGTGGTGTCAGTCCGCGCGTGGGAAGCAATGAGGCCTCATGTCCAGCATCAAGCTCAACCAGATCGCTCATGCCCGCAGTGGAGACAAGGGAAACCACGCCAATATCGGCGTCGTCGCCTACACCGCGGCGGGCTACGATTTTCTTTGCGGCACCTTGACCGAAGATCGCGTGGCGACGTTTTTCGCGGCCTTGCGTCCCGGCCGCGTCGAGCGGTTCGAGCTGCCGCGCATCGGGGCGCTGAACTTTGTTCTTTACGATGTGTTGGCCGGCGGCGCCAGCCAGTCGCTGCGCATCGACACGCAGGGCAAGCTGCTCGGCACGGCCATCGGCGAGCTCGCTTTGCCCAAGCCGGAAAACCTGGCGGCCATGTTGCGCACAGTCGTCCCTTGATGAATCTGCGGCGAAGCAGCGACGGTGGCGGGTATTCAGAGAGATCCCCGCCAAGGCTTGCTGGCTGACCGCCTGGCATGACGCAAGCGGAGCTGGCGAAGGCGGTCGGTGCGGCCTCGAACACAATGGCAATTCGGGAGCGAGGCGAGCGGTCCTTTTCGCTCAAGTTGCTGAACGCCCTGGGCAAGGCACTCGACGTGCCGGCAGGTTGCCTGGCGATCATGGGCTCGCCGAGCACCGGAACAAGGAATCCTGCGGCGTCGCAGGTGCTGGCGAAACTGCAGTCGTTGATTTCCGCCACCATCCAGTGAGAACGATTTTAAAATCGTTCCGACCCTTTTTCTGACCCGCCGCGCCGGTCGTCTCTCCACACGCCGCAGCCACCCGTTGCCTGTTACTTTACCTTGCTCGCTTTCTCTTTGCCACGCGCGGCTTTGGCTTGTTTCGCTTCGCCGGCCCGCAGCGCCCGGCTTAGCTTGTCTACCGTCGCTACGTTGGGCGAATGCTTGCCGTGTTCCAGCCGGTTGAGCGTTTCCACGCGCACGTCCGCCCGGCGGGCCAACTCGGCTTGCGACCAACCCAACGCGCGGCGGGCGCGAATCAGTTTGCGGGCCAAAACCACCCGCGCCGCTTCCACGGCCGGGTAACGCCCCTGCGCGTCCGGCCCCGGCAACTCCGGTCCGGCCTGTTCGCCCAGCAACCGCAGATACTCGGCTTCGGGCAGAATCACAAACCGCTCGCCCGTGAGCGTTACCGTTTGCACGGCCGACGGGTCAATCATCGCCATAGCGTTTCGCGCCTCGCTCTACTCGTCACTCGTCATAAAAGCCGTCGCGGTGGCCGATCTTCTCCACAACCACGGTGTCCGGCTCGGCCGGTTGCTCGCCCTGGGCCGGCTTGCCGCGCTCGACGTAAAACTGGACGCGATAATCGCCCGTCCGCAGCCGCCAGCGGCCGGCCAGTTCTCCTCGCAACGGCTTCGCGCCGCTCACGTCGGGCCAGTTGCGTAACCGCTCCAAGATGCGCGTCACGCGGGCGACGATCTTGTCGGGCAGCTCGTCCAACTGCGCCAGAGCGTCCGGCAGAACCATCACCACAGCCATACGGACCAGTATCGGCGGGGGTTGGCATGAATGTCAAGGGTTGACGTGCCGCGTGACAACTACCATGCGGTCGACGTCGGTCGGCCCGCCGCGGCGTCAACGGTAGTGTGCGTTGCACGCCGGCGGGGCCGGCTTGTTTTCCGCAACGCAACCGACCGCGGCGCCTAAGCCATAGTATGCACCAGCTAATTCCGCATCTTGCCACGCCGCAAGATGCCGACCGCGCAAAACCAGCCCACGGCGGCCCCGGCCAGAACGTCGCTGGGGTAGTGGGCGCTGCCCAAAACTCGCTGCACACCCACCGCCAGGGCGAAGACGGCGAACAACAATTTGCCTCGCGGATAAAGCATGGCGAGCGTGAGAGCCAGCGCGACCGCCGTCGCCGTGTGCGCCGAAGGAAAGCTTTGCCAGGCGCTGCCGTTGCGGCCAAACGGCAGCCAGGCCGCGAACGTTTGCCAGCCCTCTACGCTTGCCAACTCGGTCGCACTCGGACGACTGCGGGAGATAAGCAACTTCAGCAGGTTTGCGCCGCAGCCGCCCGCCAAGACCACGAGCACTGTGCGGGGCAGCAGGCGGCGGCGCAGCGGATCGAGGGTGTAGACCGTCACCAACGCCAGAGTGACCCCGACTCCGTGCCCGAACGCTTCGGCCAGGCTCATCAACTCGCGAACCAGCCGCGGGTAGTTGCGGCCGTGTGCCCACTGCGCCACCGGCATGTCGATGGCCAGCGCCGCGCCGGCCAACACGATCAGTGAGACCGCCGGCAGCAGCCACATTCGCCAGCCGCCGGCAATCTGCGGGCGGCCGCCGTCGTCAGAAGATGCATGCTGGGCGACGATCGGAATCGTTTGAACAGCCATATTCGTCTTTCCATACCAGGAATGCCGGTCCCGCGGAAGTTCAGTGCGACGCGGAGGCAAATTGATGTTGTCGCGATATGAAGACCGCCCGTAGACTCCCTAGCATGCAATCCCCGGCCCGCCAGCAGTTGCTGCTCATCATCGCCGCCACGTTGATCTTCTTTGTCAACTTGGGCGGCGCCCATTTGTGGGACGACGACGAGCCGAAGAACGCGCAATGCGCCCGCGAGATGCTGGACCGGGGCGATTGGGTCGTCCCCACGTTCAACGGCGAGTTGCGGCCCGACAAGCCCGTGCTCGTCTATTGGCTGATGATGTCGGCCTACCAGGCGTTTGGCGACAACGAATTCGCGGCCCGTTTTTGGTCGGCGGTGGCAGCCATCGGCACCACGCTGGCCACTTACCACCTCGGCAGAACGCTGTTTAACGCCAGGGTCGCGTTTTGGGCCGGTTGGATTGTGGCCAGCTCGCTGATGTTCGTCGTCGCCGGCCGCGCCGCCACGCCCGACTCGCTCATGATCCTGTGTACCACGGCGGCAATGCTGGCATTTGTCCGTGCGACGTGGGGAGCCAGCACCACGTTGGCCGGCGCCAACCGGCTGAGCGACTTCGTGCCCCGCTCGTGGCTGGGGATGGCCGCCACGTATGCCTGCATCGCCTTGGGCGTGTTGGCCAAGGGGCCGGTGGCGCTGGTGTTGCCCACGCTGGTGCTGCTCGTGTATCTGGTCGCGGTCCGGCGGCGATTGACGGGGTCGCACGCGGGCGGGAATGAGACGTCTTCTTGTCTCAACGACCTCCGCATGTTGAGGTTCTTTTCGCCGGCCGCCTGGTGCGTCGCCGGTTGGAAACTACGGCCGCTGACCGCCCTGCTGATGCTGACCCTGATCGCCTTGCCTTGGTACCTCGCAGTCGGCTTCAAGACGGATGGCGACTGGCTGGCGGGCTTTTTCGGCCACCACAACGTGGGCCGTTTTCTCAGCCCGATGGAAGGACATCACGGACCGTTCTTTTATTACGTGCTGGCCATCGCCTTCGGGTTCTTCCCTTGGACCATCTTTCTGCCCCAGGCGCTCATGCGCGCCGGCCGCAAGTTGCGCGGCGACCCGGCCTGGGCGGCGTACCTGTTTGTGATCTGCTGGGCAGGCGTTTGGACGGTTTTCTTCTCCTTTTCCGGAACGAAGCTTCCCAGTTACGTCACGCCCGCCTATCCGGCGTTGGCCCTGATCGCGGCCACCTGGATCGACGCCTGGCTCGCCGAGCCGCACAAGGTGAACCGGTGGGTATTGCGGCAGAGCTTGGCTTCGCTGATTGTTGTCGGTATCGCGGCGATCGTGCTGTTGCCCATCCTGGCCCTTTACGTTTTGCCCGGCGAAGCGGTCTTGGGCGTCGTCGGCCTGGTGCTGGCGGTGGGAGGTTCAGCGGCGCTGGCGTGGGCGGTGCGGCGGCCGGACCGTGCGGCGATGTGCCTGGCGGCCACGTCGCTGGCGTTCATGCTGTCGCTGTTCGGTTTCGCCGCCGTGCGGGCCAGCCACCATCAAAACGGCGCCGCGCTCATCCGCTCATTGCGGGCAAACAGCCTGAATCCGCAGTTTGCCGCCTTCGATTTTGCCGTGCCGGGCCTCGTTTATTACGCCCAGAGCCGGGTGCCGCAGTATAAGCACGCCGACGACGCCGTCCGATATTTGCAAAGCTCGCCACGGGCATTGGTGATCACCTATACGCGCGGCTATGAAGAATTGCGTCCGTTGCTGCCTCCCGATGTGACCGTGGTGGCCAGCCAGCGGCGGTTTCTGCGTCGTAGCGAAGTGATTGTGTTGGGCCATGCCGGGGCGGCCGCCCACCGCACGGCCGCGAGGGCGGTTCGGCCATGAGCCTGTCCATCGTCATTCCGGTCTACAACGAACTGGAGAACATTCGGCCGCTCTATTCGGCCGTCTCCGGCGTTTGCCACACGCTCGGCCGCGACTATGAAATCGTGCTGGTCGACGACGGTTCGACCGACGGCTCCTCGGCGGCGCTCGACGAATTGGCCGAGGGCGACGCGGCGGTCAAGGTCGTGCATTTCCGCCGCAACTTCGGGCAGACCGCGGCCATGAACGCCGGCATGCACCTGGCTTCGGGCGACATCATT is part of the Pirellulales bacterium genome and encodes:
- a CDS encoding tetratricopeptide repeat protein, translated to MNKTLLALLFGLIAWGGTGSTTAADDVPTKAAAAEAQSKRTAELIAQLGADDFFAREHAQQELGEVGFEAFDALTDAAEYNDDIEIRLRAGYLVRMMRLSTVVESDPPEVKTILADYENRGEAERTVLIKQVAGLGDDKGLAVLCRMVRFERSTVLSKVAAAAVIGQKWPADAAAAERRAETIRRGIGQSGRTAAAWLKWYVAGHQDAAAAIDEWQKLVAAEEHRATETPHQTRPEIVAALWREQAVLLRKLGRERESDDILLRLVDREEGSISGESLEELLRWLVEQRAFNVVDHLAGKFTDRLQAEPTLLYALADARKAEGKEDLVRETVAKALKLGGNDQNAYEQHYRVGIELMRRHRWQWAEGEFRRVAELAGKESSYSIDARARVSEILHDRGDDRQAAEVLELAVGDMEKNVQDGNEQSNAGRTLETTRARMHYFFACSLVKPDERNERIRRLLDAVSEDPTDADALIALYRIKDLDPPLVEQNRGRIRSAAEQFRQQIQQQPDDPTPYNQFAWLVANTEGDYQEALRYSEKSLELVRANPRLSGSEASLLDTLGRCYYAVGDYENAVKAQSKAVELDPESGLMSKQLGIFREAVKEAKKP
- a CDS encoding alpha/beta fold hydrolase; the protein is MKRVFARELEFGVVDQGQGSPLLFVHGFPLSHAMWNAQIPVFAADHRVIAPDLRGFGDSVDTDGVVSMEDFADDLAAILDFLNVREPVVLCGLSMGGYIALQFVRKYRQRLRGLVLCDTRASADVPEVVENRMKVARLVIESGTQPVAEAMLPKAFGPKTYAERPEVVEAVRAMMIASDPTGVAAASRGMATRPDMTGLLSTIDVPTLVIVGADDVLTPVDEMRRMAEAIPGAEFRIIPEAGHVTPLENPLGFNAVLAEFLEGMRDER
- a CDS encoding acyclic terpene utilization AtuA family protein, which codes for MPPSVVTIGNGAGFLGDNLDAPRRLVETARLDYLTLEYLAELTLSILARLREKDPHAGYAEDFLTVLQSLVPPMRAQPGLRLVTNAGGMNPLGCARRAAAILSEAGLADVSLAVVTGDDLLPRLAELERAGCELTNLDTGQPLSSLHEEVVSANAYLGAGEIAAALADGAQMVITGRVADASLTVGPAMHHFGWRWDDWPRLAGASVAGHLIECGSQATGGFYSHWNEIELADVGYPIAEIAEDATCVLTKPAGSGGRVNRETVTEQLVYEIGDPAHYLTPDVDLDFTTVEVDDLGGDRVAVRGTTGRPAPEQYKVSLTYRGGYFASGQMLCYGRDAVKKARSCAAVVLARLRAAGYDLDESHVECLGAGEAVPGVPPPPADLREVMLRLTVRDRRREAVERFTREFAPLTTSGPAGLAGYASGRPQVRPVLAYWPALVPKELVSPRHETRSAAEWCQSARGKQ
- a CDS encoding helix-turn-helix transcriptional regulator; the encoded protein is MIDPSAVQTVTLTGERFVILPEAEYLRLLGEQAGPELPGPDAQGRYPAVEAARVVLARKLIRARRALGWSQAELARRADVRVETLNRLEHGKHSPNVATVDKLSRALRAGEAKQAKAARGKEKASKVK
- a CDS encoding type II toxin-antitoxin system RelE/ParE family toxin → MVLPDALAQLDELPDKIVARVTRILERLRNWPDVSGAKPLRGELAGRWRLRTGDYRVQFYVERGKPAQGEQPAEPDTVVVEKIGHRDGFYDE
- a CDS encoding phosphatase PAP2 family protein, with the translated sequence MAVQTIPIVAQHASSDDGGRPQIAGGWRMWLLPAVSLIVLAGAALAIDMPVAQWAHGRNYPRLVRELMSLAEAFGHGVGVTLALVTVYTLDPLRRRLLPRTVLVVLAGGCGANLLKLLISRSRPSATELASVEGWQTFAAWLPFGRNGSAWQSFPSAHTATAVALALTLAMLYPRGKLLFAVFALAVGVQRVLGSAHYPSDVLAGAAVGWFCAVGILRRGKMRN
- a CDS encoding glycosyltransferase family 39 protein — protein: MQSPARQQLLLIIAATLIFFVNLGGAHLWDDDEPKNAQCAREMLDRGDWVVPTFNGELRPDKPVLVYWLMMSAYQAFGDNEFAARFWSAVAAIGTTLATYHLGRTLFNARVAFWAGWIVASSLMFVVAGRAATPDSLMILCTTAAMLAFVRATWGASTTLAGANRLSDFVPRSWLGMAATYACIALGVLAKGPVALVLPTLVLLVYLVAVRRRLTGSHAGGNETSSCLNDLRMLRFFSPAAWCVAGWKLRPLTALLMLTLIALPWYLAVGFKTDGDWLAGFFGHHNVGRFLSPMEGHHGPFFYYVLAIAFGFFPWTIFLPQALMRAGRKLRGDPAWAAYLFVICWAGVWTVFFSFSGTKLPSYVTPAYPALALIAATWIDAWLAEPHKVNRWVLRQSLASLIVVGIAAIVLLPILALYVLPGEAVLGVVGLVLAVGGSAALAWAVRRPDRAAMCLAATSLAFMLSLFGFAAVRASHHQNGAALIRSLRANSLNPQFAAFDFAVPGLVYYAQSRVPQYKHADDAVRYLQSSPRALVITYTRGYEELRPLLPPDVTVVASQRRFLRRSEVIVLGHAGAAAHRTAARAVRP